Proteins co-encoded in one bacterium genomic window:
- the pstB gene encoding phosphate ABC transporter ATP-binding protein PstB: MVAKVTIEGLDLWFDDAQVLKGVTCAIPEKAVTAIMGPSGCGKSTLLRAMNRMHDLTPSCRIRGKIRLDGRDIFEEGTDVYELRRRVGMVFQRPNPFPKSVFENVAYGLKIHGERGRAALEQAVEKALRDANLWEEVRDKLHRSALDLSGGQQQRLCIARALAVEPEVLLLDEPASALDPISTAKLEELIEKLQDDYTVIIVTHNLQQAARVSQYTAFLMLGELVEFGVTDEVFTSPSDHRTENYLRGIFG; the protein is encoded by the coding sequence ATGGTGGCCAAGGTTACCATCGAGGGGCTCGACCTCTGGTTCGACGACGCCCAGGTCCTCAAGGGCGTCACCTGCGCTATCCCCGAGAAGGCGGTCACCGCCATCATGGGGCCGTCGGGCTGCGGGAAGAGCACCCTCCTGCGCGCGATGAACCGCATGCACGACCTGACACCGAGCTGCCGGATTCGGGGTAAAATCAGGCTCGACGGCCGGGACATCTTCGAGGAGGGAACCGACGTCTACGAGCTCCGGCGGCGGGTGGGGATGGTTTTCCAGCGCCCCAACCCATTTCCGAAGAGCGTCTTCGAGAACGTGGCCTACGGCTTGAAGATACACGGCGAACGCGGCCGAGCCGCGCTGGAGCAGGCCGTGGAGAAGGCCCTGCGGGACGCGAACCTGTGGGAGGAGGTCCGGGACAAGCTTCACCGGTCGGCCCTCGACTTATCCGGCGGCCAGCAGCAGCGCCTGTGCATCGCCCGCGCCCTGGCGGTCGAGCCCGAGGTGCTCCTCCTGGATGAGCCGGCCAGCGCCCTGGACCCCATTTCCACCGCCAAGCTCGAGGAGCTCATCGAAAAGCTGCAGGACGACTACACCGTCATCATCGTCACCCACAACCTGCAGCAGGCGGCCCGCGTTTCCCAGTACACGGCCTTTCTGATGCTGGGAGAGCTGGTCGAGTTCGGCGTGACCGACGAAGTTTTCACCTCTCCGTCCGACCACCGGACGGAGAACTACCTCCGCGGCATCTTCGGTTAA